From the genome of Orcinus orca chromosome 5, mOrcOrc1.1, whole genome shotgun sequence, one region includes:
- the ATP6V1A gene encoding V-type proton ATPase catalytic subunit A — protein sequence MMDFSKLPKIRDEDKESTFGYVHGVSGPVVTACDMAGAAMYELVRVGHSELVGEIIRLEGDMATIQVYEETSGVSVGDPVLRTGKPLSVELGPGIMGAIFDGIQRPLSDISSQTQSIYIPRGVNVSALSRDVKWDFTPCKNLRVGSHITGGDIYGIVNENSLIKHKIMLPPRNRGTVTYIAPPGNYDTSDVVLELEFEGIKEKFSMVQVWPVRQVRPVTEKLPANHPLLTGQRVLDALFPCVQGGTTAIPGAFGCGKTVISQSLSKYSNSDVIIYVGCGERGNEMSEVLRDFPELTMEVDGKVESIMKRTALVANTSNMPVAAREASIYTGITLSEYFRDMGYHVSMMADSTSRWAEALREISGRLAEMPADSGYPAYLGARLASFYERAGRVKCLGNPEREGSVSIVGAVSPPGGDFSDPVTSATLGIVQVFWGLDKKLAQRKHFPSVNWLISYSKYMRALDEYYDKHFTEFVPLRTKAKEILQEEEDLAEIVQLVGKASLAETDKITLEVAKLIKDDFLQQNGYTPYDRFCPFYKTVGMLSNMIAFYDMARRAVETTAQSDNKITWSIIREHMGEILYKLSSMKFKDPVKDGEAKIKADYAQLLEDMQNAFRSLED from the exons TGGTTACAGCTTGTGACATGGCAGGTGCAGCCATGTATGAACTGGTGCGAGTGGGCCACAGTGAGTTGGTTGGAGAGATTATCCGATTGGAGGGTGACATGGCCACTATCCAGGTGTATGAAGAAACCT CTGGTGTGTCTGTTGGAGATCCTGTACTCCGCACTGGTAAACCCCTCTCAGTAGAGCTTGGTCCTGGCATTATGGGAGCCATCTTTGATGGTATTCAAAGACCTTTGTCGGATATCAGCAGTCAGACTCAAAGTATTTACATTCCCAGAGGAGTAAATGTGTCTGCTCTTAGCAGAGATGTCAAATGGGATTTCACACCTTGCAAAAACCTACGG GTTGGTAGTCACATCACTGGTGGAGATATTTATGGAATTGTCAACGAGAACTCACTCATCAAACACAAAATCATGTTGCCCCCACGAAACAGAGGAACTGTCACTTACATTGCTCCACCTGGAAACTACGATACCTCT GATGTTGTGTTGGAGCTTGAATTTGAAGGTATAAAGGAGAAGTTCAGCATGGTCCAAGTATGGCCTGTACGTCAGGTTCGGCCTGTCACTGAGAAGTTGCCAGCTAATCATCCTCTGTTGACTGGCCAGAGAGTCCTTGATGCCCTTTTTCC ATGTGTACAGGGAGGAACTACTGCAATCCCTGGGGCTTTTGGCTGTGGAAAGACGGTGATATCGCAGTCTCTATCCAAGTATTCCAACAGTGATGTGATCATCTACGTAGGATGTGGTGAGAGAGGAAATGAGATGTCTGAAGTCCTCCGGGACTTCCCAGAG CTCACGATGGAGGTTGATGGTAAGGTAGAGTCAATTATGAAGAGGACAGCGTTGGTAGCCAATACCTCTAATATGCCTGTTGCTGCTAGAGAAGCCTCTATTTATACTG GAATTACACTGTCAGAGTATTTCCGTGACATGGGCTATCACGTCAGTATGATGGCTGACTCTACCTCCAGATGGGCTGAGGCTCTTAGAGAAATCTCTGGTCGCTTAGCTGAAATGCCTGCAG atagTGGATATCCTGCATATCTCGGTGCCCGTCTGGCCTCATTCTATGAGCGAGCTGGCAGAGTGAAATGTCTTGGAAATCCTGAGAGAGAAGGGAGTGTCAGCATTGTAGGAGC agTTTCTCCACCTGGTGGTGATTTTTCTGATCCGGTTACATCTGCTACTCTTGGTATTGTTCAG GTATTCTGGGGCTTAGATAAGAAACTAGCTCAACGGAAGCATTTCCCGTCTGTCAACTGGCTGATCAGCTACAGCAAGTACATGCGTGCCTTGGATGAGTACTATGACAAACACTTCACAGAGTTTGTTCCTCTGAGGACCAAAGCTAAGGAGATTCTGCAGGAAGAAGAAGACTTGGCAGAAATTGTACAGCTTGTGGGAAAG gCTTCACTAGCAGAAACAGATAAAATCACTCTGGAGGTAGCAAAACTTATCAAAGATGATTTCCTTCAACAAAATGGATATACTCCTTATGACAG GTTCTGCCCATTTTACAAGACAGTAGGGATGCTGTCCAACATGATTGCATTTTATGATATGGCCCGCAGAGCTGTTGAAACCACTGCCCAGAGTGACAATAAAATCACATGGTCCATTATCCGTGAGCACATGGGGGAGATCCTCTATAAGCTTTCCTCCATGAAATTCAAG GATCCAGTGAAAGATGGTGAGGCAAAGATCAAGGCCGACTATGCACAGCTTCTTGAAGATATGCAGAATGCATTCCGTAGCCTTGAAGATTAG